From the genome of Arvicola amphibius chromosome 9, mArvAmp1.2, whole genome shotgun sequence:
tttttctaaattaaaacataGAAGCTGgtatggtgtcacatgcctttaatcctagcactgggaaggcagcagtaggatctctgagtttgaggccaacctgatctacagaggaagtgagttccaggatagccagggctacacagagaaatcctgtccaaaaaacaaacaaataaaaaaacccaaaccaaaccaaaccaaccaatcaaccaaaacCAGAAGAACCGAGCAATAATTAAGGCTCAGTAATCTGAAAGTCAGAACATATAAGAAGGATGTTGTGGCCATGGCACAGATGGCACAGGAAGATACGGGAGGAAGATCAGTCACATTCGGAAGATTCAATCCCTATCTCTACCCCAGTATGACATCATAATGCAGCTCTGACATATGCTTGTCCCTCTGTTGCCACATAATCAGAACCCTCAAGTCCTTCAGCAGTGGCCCCCAGCACTAACATTACCTTCAATGTAAAAATGTGCCTATTTGCGGTCATTTCTACCACCAGCTGCAGCAACAAAGCTTGAGCTGCAAGGAAAACACAGTGCTTACTATCAAGGGTGATTGTGTCTAATACTCTGTCAAACCATGGTAGACTATTATGAAGTTCTAGGAGTGCAGAGATATGCGTCACCGGAGGACATTAAAAGAGCTTACCGTAAAGTGGCACTTAAATGGCATCCTGataaaaatccagaaaataaagaagaagcagAGCGAAAATTCAAAGAAGTCGCTGAGGCATATGAAGTATTATCAAATGGTGAAAAACGGAACATTTATGACAAATATGGCAAAGAAGGATTAAATGGCAGAGGTGGAAGTCATCTTGATGACGAATGTGAGTATGGCTTCACATTCCGTAAGGCAGATGATGTCTTCAAAGAAATTTTTGGTGAAAGGGACCCATTTTCATTTCACTTCTTTGAAGACTCACTTGAGGACCTTTTGAGCAGTTCGAGAAGCTCtagtggaagcagaagcagaggcaccGAATCCCTTTTCTCCTGTTCATATGACCACCCAGTGTTTGCCAAGCTTTCTTCTTATGAGACAGGATATACGCCTTATGTTTCACTGGGGCACGAGGGCCTTACTTCATTCTCTTCCTTGGCATTTGATGACACTGGGATGGGCAATTACATACCCATTACACCTTCAGGCAGAATTGTTAATGGAAGGAACATCATCAATATAAAGAAAACCTTTGAGAACCATCAAGAAAGAGAAGCTGAAGATGATGATGAGTTGAAATCCTTTCTTCTAAATAGTGTGGCAGATGAAGAGGGCTTTGCAGAAAAACGACACTGGAGAAGACAGTCGCTTAACAACTATTCACCAAATTCCTACAGCCCCCCAAACATGTCTCAATATACCATTGTGGACAACAATGAACAAGGTACACCTTGGGTCACCAGCAAGAAGGAGCCTTCCATTTTCTCAGCAGGAGTCAAGGAAGGtggtagaagaaagaagaagaaacacaaagaggggcagaagaagaagtcaaacaaaaGGAATCACTAATTGCCTCTTCAGACACATTATGATCATGTAACATTTAAACGCCactcttttgtgtgttttggttAATCACAAAGTTTCATAGATATTTGTTAATACTATGTAAGAGTAGGTGGggccttttggttttgtttcctaggctggcctggaacttgctacagagacaaggatagcctcaaactcacagagatctgcctatctttgcctcttaattgctgagattgaaggtgtacactaccatgcctggcttaaaattttttttacagGATTGTGGACATTTGGTCAGTAGTTGTGTGAATAAGTTATATCAGAAAAGGATGAATTTGTGGGAacagttattttaaaactatggaaaactacaaagatttttaatgttttacttttgAGCTTTTTGAGCATAGAATTTTTTCCCCAAGATTTTATGGCCTATTTAATTCCTTTAATACCATCACAAATTCCTGGTAAATGTACATTAGGAGATAAAAGTCTACTAAGCATTATAGGTTCAGATTCCAgcagtattttcttttaagtttgaaGTAATCAGTCACATCTGCACAGATGTTCACAGCAGCTCTGCTCACAGGAGCCAAGAGGTAAGAGCAACCCAAATGCTAATTAAGGACCTAAGAtattaacaaaaattaataagtagTCACACTTATGAGCATATGCATGCCtataagcatgtacacacacacacacacacacacacacacacacacacacacacacacacacacacagagtctcctGAGATAGTCCCTTCCTCTGTGGCTTGTTTGCTGAGGGcagttttaattgaaaaaaaaaaaaaaaaaacttgtaattTGCTACAACACAGATgagtttttgaaatattaaaatctttttttaaaaatatttatttattttgtatacaacaacattccttccatgtatgcttgcatgccagaagagggcaccagatctcattataggtggctgtgacccaccatgtggttgctgggaattgaactcaggacctctggaagagcagtcagtgctcttaacctctgagccatctctccagccccgaaataTTAAAATCTTAAGACCCTAAGTGAAATGAGCCAGTCACCCATAAACAAATACTAAAAGGTAAATGTTACACAGTATCTAAAGCAGTCTAATTGAGATAGAAAGTGGGGAAGAAGCTGTTTTGTGGGTACAGAACTTTAGatctgcaaaataaaaacatcctGGAACCTCACTTCTCAACAATGTGAATATACTAATATCAATGAACTGCACATTAAAAATGTCTAACATGGTAAAGTAAATTTAGTGTGTATTATACCACAAGGATTACCCACAATTCCTTGGACTAAACCTAACCTGGCTGTATCATGAGCTGCAGGTCACCAGTCACTCTCTCCAGATAAGAAACGTTTTAGTTTTATTGTGTCTGTATGTAGGATTTACAAATGCATTACTGAAAAATACCTACAGCTAATTCATTTGAAGATCATGTTAGGAGAAAAATGGTGAATTACAAATGCATTAGGTACCAAACAAATGGTttaagctgaatattttatttaaatgtgtttcttttaaaataaattaacttggggctaaagagatgactgAGCGGTTAAAACCACTGGACGCTCTTaaagaggacctggcttcaactcccagcacctgcatggcagctcacacccgtctataactccagctccaggagttctgacaccttcacacagataaaataatatgcacataaaataaaaaaaataacttttacttTAACCTTGTCATGTAATGCTTTCATCTTCATGATACTGCTTCTCAACATTTTATCCATCCTTTCAGCCACTGAACACTGAGCATTACTGTCTGAGGGCCTACTACCTGTTGAGTGAGCAGAGTAAGGTATGTGAGGGACACACAGCACTaagcaaacaaaagccagagTCTACAAACTGGAGACATATCTAAGTAAAACAGGATTTGCTAGTTTTTTTTAGTTGCTTGATTAAAGAGATGGAGCCAAGAAATTTTGAAGTATAGAATTCTATTTTTTCCATGTGGCTATTTGATGAAACAATTCCAGACATTGGACTAGCGAGGTGTAACATTCCTGCTGTAGGCTGAATGGGAGGAGTTTGAGGAGCACTAAGACCAGTGCTGCAGGTTAAGAATAGCAAATGGACGAAGCCAAAGCCCTGAAAGAAAGCAGATTCTTCAGGAGCTGCTTGGTTCATAAGCATGTTAACTATTGCATGGGAGGAACTAAGCCACAGGAGGCTTTGAGGAGAGGAATCAGATATTCAAATTGGACTCCTTTGCAGTTGCCAAAAGACTCAAGCAAGtgtagaaaaagagaaattaaaatattgtcACAGTTTGGTCCAAGGTGGTGGCAATGGGGTCTGTGTGACTTAAAAGTGATAGCATTAGGATATACTA
Proteins encoded in this window:
- the Dnajb7 gene encoding dnaJ homolog subfamily B member 7 isoform X2, producing MVDYYEVLGVQRYASPEDIKRAYRKVALKWHPDKNPENKEEAERKFKEVAEAYEVLSNGEKRNIYDKYGKEGLNGRGGSHLDDECEYGFTFRKADDVFKEIFGERDPFSFHFFEDSLEDLLSSSRSSSGSRSRGTESLFSCSYDHPVFAKLSSYETGYTPYVSLGHEGLTSFSSLAFDDTGMGNYIPITPSGRIVNGRNIINIKKTFENHQEREAEDDDELKSFLLNRVKEGGRRKKKKHKEGQKKKSNKRNH
- the Dnajb7 gene encoding dnaJ homolog subfamily B member 7 isoform X3 translates to MVDYYEVLGVQRYASPEDIKRAYRKVALKWHPDKNPENKEEAERKFKEVAEAYEVLSNGEKRNIYDKYGKEGLNGRGGSHLDDECEYGFTFRKADDVFKEIFGERDPFSFHFFGVADEEGFAEKRHWRRQSLNNYSPNSYSPPNMSQYTIVDNNEQGTPWVTSKKEPSIFSAGVKEGGRRKKKKHKEGQKKKSNKRNH
- the Dnajb7 gene encoding dnaJ homolog subfamily B member 7 isoform X1 translates to MVDYYEVLGVQRYASPEDIKRAYRKVALKWHPDKNPENKEEAERKFKEVAEAYEVLSNGEKRNIYDKYGKEGLNGRGGSHLDDECEYGFTFRKADDVFKEIFGERDPFSFHFFEDSLEDLLSSSRSSSGSRSRGTESLFSCSYDHPVFAKLSSYETGYTPYVSLGHEGLTSFSSLAFDDTGMGNYIPITPSGRIVNGRNIINIKKTFENHQEREAEDDDELKSFLLNSVADEEGFAEKRHWRRQSLNNYSPNSYSPPNMSQYTIVDNNEQGTPWVTSKKEPSIFSAGVKEGGRRKKKKHKEGQKKKSNKRNH